TCTTCTAGTTCACGTTTCTCCTCCTCCAACTGCATTGTAGACTTTGTCAAGTCATTTACTTGCCTGCGCAAATCCTCAGTTTCCACCTTCAAGGCTTCTTCTCTGTCTACTCCTTGGTTAACTTTTGTGGTCAATTCTCCATTCATGTCCTGCGAAAGGGAGAGCTGGTGACGATAAGATTCAAGTTCTTTCTCAAGGAGCTTCTTCCCTGCTGCAATGCCAACAGCTTCTAACTTCAGTTGCCGGAGAAACTCAACAAGGACTATGTTCTCAATAGCGGACCGCTGGTTTTCATGAAGCATAGTTTGCATCTCATCAAGTCTATCCAATATGTCGTGCATATTTTTCTGGTCTTGCGAGTTCTCATCACAGGAATCTATACACGGGATAACTTCAAGCTTCATCAGTACCTGGAAGATCCACGCTCTCAGTATTTTAATGCAGTTAATCGAGGACTCAATCTGCACTTGTTTCCCAATGTTTTCTTGTTCTAGTTCAGAGACTAGCTTTTCCAACAGTTGAGAAGCCTCTTTGATCTTCTGATTCTCGGCAACGAGGGAGGAACTCTTCTCAAGCCACTCCTGCAAACACTTCTGCAGAACAATAATCTCAACGTGAGCATCATGATACTCTCTCTCCTTGCGTTGATTCTCGTCTTTAAGATGATGGATCTTTGATTTCATGCCATTCATCTGACTCTCAGACAGTTTCACGAAACTAGCATAGTCACGGTCTTTGGCATCTAGACACACTCCCAACTCTTCAATTTTTTGAAGAGAACATTCCCTCTCGGTTGCTAGTTCCAAAACTTTCACTTTTAACTCTGCCTGTTCTTTCTCCAGCTCTTCAATGTCTTTCCTCATTATCTCCATTTGAGAGAGTAAGCTTTCTCTTTCACTAACTAAACTTGACTTGTCATCACTCAGCAAGTGGCATGAGTCTTCTAGCCTTTTCAAATTTGACTTAAGCTCTTCAAGCTCTGCATTGGCATCAGACAGAGAATTCTCCAGTAGCCTGTTCTCCTCAGAGAGTTTCTTGCTGTTCTCTGTAGCACTCTCCAAACGGGAAACCAACATGTCTTTCTCTTCTGCAAAAGCTTCCTCTAATGTCTTCAGCTTCCCTCTGATTGTTTCCAGCTCACAACTCAAATCTGATATGGAGTTCTCAAGAACAAGATTTTTCTGAACCATCAGTTCTAACTTCTCAAGCAAGGCCGTCTTCTCAatactttccttttcctttacTTCCTTTAGCTTTGAGTTCTCCTCCTGTAAGGACTGGTGTTTCTTCCCTATCTGGCTTAGTTCCTCTTTAAGACAGTATATCTCTTGCTGCAAAGCATTTCTCTGGTCCACTCTCAGCTCAACTTCACCTTCAAGCTCCTTTATTTCCCCCCGTAATCTCGAAACCTCCTCCTGCAGAATTTTAATGGACGCAGCCGAGGAGAGGTTGAGCTCACTGAGGCATTTGTTCTCCTCTTTCGCTTCCTGAACTTCCTCCTGTAACCCATTGTTACGAGCCTCCATTTCTTCAAGAATCTGAGACCTCTTTTGCAGTTCCAACGCCAAAGCGCTTAGCTCCTCCTGAGACTGAGAGTGCAATTGTTGGAGCGTTTGAAAGGCGGTCTCAGCCTCAATGAAACGCAAGTGTTCTTCTTGTACAGTAGTCCACAACTTCCCCATCTCTTCCTGTTTCTCCGTGAGCTCATGACTTTGATCCCCCAGCTTCTCCAGTAGACCATCAACCTCAGAGTGAAGATCTTGGTTTGATCTCTCAAGCACTACACATTTCTCCTCCGCAGCTTTTAGCTTAGCACTAAGCCTTTGGGTTTCCTCTTGAGCATGAAACAGCTTGAGCTTTAAATCCGCAATTGTCTCAAGGCACTGCTGGTACTGGAGCTCATAAGCTTCGTTCTCTTCAGTTAATTTAGAGACCTTTTCCTTTAAGCTTTCAACTTCACCATCAGCATCTTCTGCCCGTTGGTTGATTAGCCTTGCATCTTCCTCAGCCTTGAGCAACCTCTCTTCCAAGTTAGATATCGCTTCCAAGCATTGCCGGTACTGGACAAGAGCAGCTTCCTTCTCAGTTTCTGATCTAGCAAGGCTTTGCTTCAAGGATAGAATCTCACCTTCAGCTTCTCCAGCCTCCTTCTGGACTAGAGAGATGCGTTCTTCCAAATCAGCTATGTTTCTTAAACATTGCTGATACTGAAGAAAACTGTCTCCCTTTTCAACCTCTAGTTTCCTAAGCGTTTCTCTGAGTGTTTCGACCTCGGATTCAGCTCTTGTAGCTCGTTCATTAACCCCCCTCGAGTCCTCTTGCGCACGAGACACCTCAGACTCAAGATTAGCCAATCTCTCCAAACTCTGATCAAACTGagccaagttagcttccttctcaGCCTGCACTTTCGAAAGAGCCTCTTTTAGCGCCACAACTTCAGCTTCAGCTTTGCTAGCTCGTTCAGACTCCGACACAACCTTCGCGCTTCTTGCCTTCCCAATTTTCAAACCTTTCCCGTTATACACAGACTGAGGATCCTCCATGAAGGCTATGTTTCGCTTCACTGTACTCAAATGAGAGGAAGCATCTTTTTGTAACTCACTGGGGTAAACCGGAGCTCGGATGTGAGGATAACTCTCAGGATCAAACTCCTCTGCGGAAGAACCAACGAGTGACTCATCACCAAACATCATGGTGTGGTCTTGGTTAGGGAAGGCTTCCGCCATAGTCTGCTGAGCATGACGAAGAGCACCGGTGGCGTGATCGTATCTTTCAGCTAAAGCACGATACGCGCGATAAAACTCTTCAACCAGTTTCATAAGCTCAGGGCGCTTCTTGTAATACATCTCTGCTCGCCTAGCAAAGGAGTCTGCATCTTCCTCAATAACCTTTATCATTTGCTTCACTTTACTATCCATATCTgtcaacaaataaaaacatgttagtaaataacaaaaaaaaaaacattttaagaacatttaaaaattaagattgaAGTTAGTAGCTTCAATTAGAGTCACATACCTGTGAGATTATCCTGAAGCCATTTAGAGTTTTTGGGATTGTGACTATCCCACCACCAAGAATATCGTTTAGTATTAAAATTCGCAACAGCCGCCATTTTTCACAAGCCCAGAATGCTAAACAAAGCGAAAGAAGAAGCAGAGGTTAAGCTTCCATAAGAATGAATCAAAAtcatagacaaaaaaaaagagagagaaaaaaaatagaaacgaaTATTATTACCAAGTCAACGAATGGCCAGTAtcgagacaaaaaaaaatcactgtCCGAAACAATCGGGAGTAGTAGTAACCTGGTCAGAAACATATCAAACCTGATCATCAGCTAAAAAAAACGACGATTCTTCTGCTCTAATAAACGACAAATTAGACGATCACATGACCGTGATACAGTACTAATTAGACCAAACAGAAACTAACTACAACAGTTGGTCTGAAAACAAAGATCGCGACAATTACCGGAGAGaa
The window above is part of the Brassica napus cultivar Da-Ae chromosome C8, Da-Ae, whole genome shotgun sequence genome. Proteins encoded here:
- the LOC125592050 gene encoding protein NETWORKED 1D-like, which encodes MAAVANFNTKRYSWWWDSHNPKNSKWLQDNLTDMDSKVKQMIKVIEEDADSFARRAEMYYKKRPELMKLVEEFYRAYRALAERYDHATGALRHAQQTMAEAFPNQDHTMMFGDESLVGSSAEEFDPESYPHIRAPVYPSELQKDASSHLSTVKRNIAFMEDPQSVYNGKGLKIGKARSAKVVSESERASKAEAEVVALKEALSKVQAEKEANLAQFDQSLERLANLESEVSRAQEDSRGVNERATRAESEVETLRETLRKLEVEKGDSFLQYQQCLRNIADLEERISLVQKEAGEAEGEILSLKQSLARSETEKEAALVQYRQCLEAISNLEERLLKAEEDARLINQRAEDADGEVESLKEKVSKLTEENEAYELQYQQCLETIADLKLKLFHAQEETQRLSAKLKAAEEKCVVLERSNQDLHSEVDGLLEKLGDQSHELTEKQEEMGKLWTTVQEEHLRFIEAETAFQTLQQLHSQSQEELSALALELQKRSQILEEMEARNNGLQEEVQEAKEENKCLSELNLSSAASIKILQEEVSRLRGEIKELEGEVELRVDQRNALQQEIYCLKEELSQIGKKHQSLQEENSKLKEVKEKESIEKTALLEKLELMVQKNLVLENSISDLSCELETIRGKLKTLEEAFAEEKDMLVSRLESATENSKKLSEENRLLENSLSDANAELEELKSNLKRLEDSCHLLSDDKSSLVSERESLLSQMEIMRKDIEELEKEQAELKVKVLELATERECSLQKIEELGVCLDAKDRDYASFVKLSESQMNGMKSKIHHLKDENQRKEREYHDAHVEIIVLQKCLQEWLEKSSSLVAENQKIKEASQLLEKLVSELEQENIGKQVQIESSINCIKILRAWIFQVLMKLEVIPCIDSCDENSQDQKNMHDILDRLDEMQTMLHENQRSAIENIVLVEFLRQLKLEAVGIAAGKKLLEKELESYRHQLSLSQDMNGELTTKVNQGVDREEALKVETEDLRRQVNDLTKSTMQLEEEKRELEEDISLLLSETIYQSSLILLLEDVVLEKLSVAVKLNEDLEMLSFVKSKLEEGVSEVGDKLKSTETENLQLKGLLEKTDAELANVRDQLVQKEKELLETMLMISTVQNEKSELSKTVEDLECKYKEAKATEEDKDILWESRASTLFGDLQMSVVRETLLEGLVRELEEAYKSLGERSTLKDVEVEQLKGRVNNLEEANKGQRDLMSNYSQAIILLKESLESLESHIDMPHEFENGPAKDTDSLVDNSEGVLELQEMCLRIKAIEETVTEKLAVQELKTASRSGSLRKQNHETYPEESEMITKDIVLDQVSDCSSYGISKRDILKIEEVKPQHPQKGKSMSEESLVVDKLEVSDRFTDPNREVNKRKVLERLDSDLQKLSNLHIAVEDLKSKVEREERSEKGKQDEYETVKGQINEAEEALEKLLSINKKLVTKVVSGFEISDGSKSSMDLDEDENSRRRRISEQARRGSEKIGRLQLEIQRLQFLLLKLEGEREDRVKAKVADSKTRTLLKDYIYGGVRGERRKRMKKRFAFCGCVQQPPPSP